The following is a genomic window from Caproiciproducens sp. CPB-2.
AAAGTCAGCCTGTTATACGCTCTTCCTAATGGCAGAAGGGGCGCTGTCATTGCAGGAAATTCACCTGTAGGGTCAATGGGGCAAAACGGTACGCGAAAACAGGGAATCTTTAATTTCTCTCCCACATGGTAAGCAACGCTTCCAAGAAGGCTGTATAAGATAGCGTCTGCGCCGGTACAGGCGGTTTCAATATTCGACAAAAATTCCTCTTTGACCGGATTCAGTAAATATTTTAAGTTGCTGAAATACTCAAAAGATGAAACCTGTTCTCCAATCAACCGCCTCATGACCTCCCTGGCATCACCGGCCATAGGCGCATACTCAAATCCTTCTTTTTCTATTACATCCTGAAAAACATGCATGGCGCAGATACGAACCCTATGCCCTCGATCCAGCAATCCTTTCCCCAACGCAAGAAATGGCTGCACATCACCCCTTGAGCCAATCGTCACGATTGTAAATTTCATTCCTCATTCCTCCTCAAGTATTGAATGAATGAACATCAAATAACTGTGCAAAGATCTGAGGAACAAATTGAGCATATTTTTCCGAATGGTGCTGTCCGTCATTCTCCCGGCCCTGGTGTGTCAGCGGCAGCATAGATGATAGAAAAACCTGCGCCATTATTTTGGTTCCTGCTTGCATAAGTAATGCTGTTTTTGGAATACAGCCAGACTTTAACCCTTGCCGGAGCAATTGATCAAGGGGGTCTATCAACGAAGAAATCACTTGACTGTCGATTAAATAATTGAAATAAGATACCCTCGGCGTATCCTGGTCAAAGTAAGCGTCAATTTTTTTGAAATCCTCTATCGCGTTTCGATAGATTGCCACGGACTTTCGCATCTTTTCAGCATAGGTCAGATGGTCCTGCTCCAGCACTTCCATAATCTGTCCAATATACTGATTCATGTAATCCTGTACAACTGCTTCAAATATCTCATCCTTAGATTTAAAATAGTAATAAAAAACGCTTGGGGATAAAGCCCCGTCTTTGCCAACGGCATACAATATGTCCTGGATAGAAGTGTCGTTATATCCCTTTTCAAAGAAAAGAACGGCAGCTTGATTTATAAATTCTTTTCTTTTTATGTTTGGGTCTTTTTTAGGTCTCGCCATACGACTGCTCCTCATTATGATAGTT
Proteins encoded in this region:
- a CDS encoding TetR/AcrR family transcriptional regulator, whose product is MARPKKDPNIKRKEFINQAAVLFFEKGYNDTSIQDILYAVGKDGALSPSVFYYYFKSKDEIFEAVVQDYMNQYIGQIMEVLEQDHLTYAEKMRKSVAIYRNAIEDFKKIDAYFDQDTPRVSYFNYLIDSQVISSLIDPLDQLLRQGLKSGCIPKTALLMQAGTKIMAQVFLSSMLPLTHQGRENDGQHHSEKYAQFVPQIFAQLFDVHSFNT